Proteins encoded together in one Hevea brasiliensis isolate MT/VB/25A 57/8 chromosome 16, ASM3005281v1, whole genome shotgun sequence window:
- the LOC110634489 gene encoding LOW QUALITY PROTEIN: receptor-like protein kinase FERONIA (The sequence of the model RefSeq protein was modified relative to this genomic sequence to represent the inferred CDS: inserted 3 bases in 3 codons), with protein MNNLLALNPITSFVFFLVLHHLAIAISKPAYNPTDSILTNCGSSGDTPAPDGRIWTGDQKSKFGPIEQSSSKSHSASALSQGGSVQYVPYMTARISQSQFTYTFPVTAGQKFIRLHFYSVSYXGGFNRFKDFFDVKAGPFTLLSNFSASFYAEARDTYSFIKEFCFNVAENQQLNLTFSPSXSKYAFINGIEIISMPSNLYYTPPEEGSGLISIGKKEKFFIQNDTALENMCRFNVAGGTISPVLDTGMYRLWRDDVLNLGLVNNEPNLSLNYSKIPNYTAPDEVYLSARQLGLNDTNLTWRVPVDQGFRYLVRLHFCEFVPDITKVNERRFDIFIDNQTATLGFDVIESSGGHGTPTYNDYIVTAGKKVGKADDDYRLFITLRPNPSSIYPDAFLNGLEIFKLNDSDGNLAGPNSLVSVPSPPATTAQPSAPTAKKSSTKKILLLAIGGSVMGLLIILSLLGFLVIWRIRKKQDGHYGSHYKSLSCCWRLNSAAYIGKSSRTMASSLPQELCRQFSLDEIKAATNDFHESLIIGSGGFGNVYRGDIDNGAMTVAIKRLNRESSQGVREFRTEIETLSQLRHVNLVSLIGYCLHEGEMVLVYDYMVNGTLRDHLYDKFKNPLPWKQRLEICTGAARGLHYLHAGASNTIIHRDIKTTNILLDENWVAKVSDFGLSKIGVNDSAVSTIVKGTWGYLDPEYARRHQLTEKSDVYSFGVVLLEVLCARKPLNQKLEEEQWNLVSWARKCIQNENIHLIIDPHLIGKIAPVCFQKFVEIAESCVREQGIERPSMHDVMEKLEFAXELQQTADAEKEKMNPGEDYVYPQVSFHASRYTNIVGGFQLDSSNISIDLDTDTTGQTFPSVVSSSITSSHGFSGTINSSRK; from the exons ATGAATAACCTCTTAGCTCTCAATCCTATCACTTCTTTTGTCTTCTTTCTCGTGCTACATCACCTTGCAATTGCCATTTCTAAGCCTGCTTACAACCCAACTGACAGCATACTTACCAATTGCGGTTCTTCGGGTGACACACCTGCACCTGATGGGCGCATATGGACCGGTgaccaaaaatccaaatttggTCCTATAGAGCAATCTAGTAGCAAATCCCATTCTGCTAGCGCCCTTAGCCAAGGCGGCTCCGTCCAGTATGTCCCTTACATGACAGCCCGCATCTCTCAATCCCAGTTCACGTACACCTTCCCTGTCACTGCAGGTCAAAAATTTATCCGTCTCCACTTCTACTCTGTTTCAT CAGGTGGATTTAACAGGTTTAAGGACTTCTTCGATGTCAAAGCGGGGCCTTTCACTTTACTAAGCAACTTCAGTGCTTCCTTCTACGCTGAAGCGAGGGATACTTATTCTTTCATTAAAGAATTCTGCTTTAACGTCGCAGAGAACCAGCAATTGAATCTGACATTTTCTCCTT TGAGTAAGTATGCTTTCATCAATGGCATAGAGATTATATCTATGCCATCCAACCTTTATTATACTCCACCAGAGGAGGGTTCAGGCCTCATTTCTATTGGCAAAAAGGAAAAGTTTTTTATCCAAAATGACACCGCGCTGGAGAATATGTGTAGATTTAACGTTGCGGGTGGCACCATCTCGCCAGTACTTGACACTGGCATGTATAGGTTATGGAGGGATGACGTTCTCAACCTTGGTCTTGTTAACAACGAGCCAAATCTCTCTCTCAATTATTCTAAAATACCAAACTACACAGCGCCAGATGAAGTCTATCTGTCAGCTCGGCAACTGGGACTTAATGACACCAATTTGACGTGGAGGGTGCCAGTAGATCAAGGATTCAGGTATCTGGTGAGGCTCCACTTCTGTGAGTTTGTTCCAGATATTACCAAGGTCAATGAAAGACGATTCGATATCTTTATTGACAATCAGACAGCTACATTGGGTTTCGATGTTATTGAATCAAGCGGTGGTCACGGGACTCCCACATATAATGACTACATAGTAACTGCTGGGAAGAAGGTTGGGAAAGCTGATGACGATTATAGGCTTTTCATAACTCTGCGTCCTAATCCTTCAAGTATTTACCCTGATGCTTTCCTGAACGGGTTAGAGATTTTCAAGTTGAACGACTCTGATGGCAATCTTGCCGGACCCAATTCTCTAGTGTCTGTCCCTTCTCCACCAGCAACAACAGCACAACCATCGGCACCAACAGCCAAGAAGTCCAGCACGAAGAAAATATTGCTTCTTGCCATTGGTGGGAGTGTGATGGGTTTGTTGATCATACTTTCTTTGTTGGGTTTCTTGGTTATTTGGCGAATAAGGAAGAAGCAGGACGGTCATTATGGGTCTCATTACAAATCACTAAGCTGCTGCTGGCGGTTGAATTCAGCAGCTTATATTGGGAAGTCATCGAGGACTATGGCTTCTTCACTGCCGCAAGAACTATGCCGCCAATTTTCACTAGATGAGATTAAAGCTGCTACGAATGACTTCCATGAGAGTTTGATAATTGGCTCAGGTGGTTTCGGCAATGTTTACAGAGGTGATATTGATAATGGAGCCATGACTGTTGCAATTAAGCGATTGAATCGAGAGTCGAGTCAGGGTGTCCGTGAATTCAGGACAGAGATTGAGACGTTGTCCCAGCTCCGCCATGTCAATCTCGTCTCTCTGATCGGATATTGTCTTCATGAAGGAGAAATGGTCCTTGTTTATGACTATATGGTCAACGGGACTCTTCGAGACCATCTCTACGACAAATTCAAGAATCCACTTCCATGGAAGCAAAGGCTTGAGATATGCACTGGAGCAGCTCGTGGACTGCACTATCTTCATGCTGGTGCGTCGAATACTATAATCCATCGAGACATAAAGACGACCAATATTTTGTTAGACGAAAATTGGGTCGCCAAAGTCTCCGATTTTGGATTGTCAAAAATAGGTGTAAATGACAGTGCAGTTAGCACCATTGTAAAGGGTACATGGGGATATCTGGATCCAGAATATGCAAGACGCCATCAGTTGACAGAAAAATCTGATGTGTACTCATTTGGTGTGGTGTTATTGGAAGTATTGTGCGCTCGAAAACCTCTTAACCAAAAATTGGAGGAGGAACAATGGAATTTAGTCAGTTGGGCACGAAAATGCATCCAAAATGAGAATATTCATCTAATAATTGATCCCCATCTAATAGGAAAAATAGCTCCAGTGTGTTTTCAGAAATTTGTGGAGATTGCAGAGAGCTGCGTccgtgagcaggggattgaacgGCCCTCAATGCATGATGTGATGGAAAAGCTTGAGTTCG TTGAGTTGCAACAGACAGCAGATGCTGAGAAGGAAAAAATGAATCCGGGTGAAGACTATGTGTATCCTCAAGTATCATTCCATGCTTCTCGATATACCAATATAGTTGGTGGATTCCAGTTGGATTCAAGtaatatttcaatagatttggataCGGATACTACTGGACAGACTTTTCCTAGTGTTGTATCCAGTAGCATAACGTCTAGTCATGGCTTCTCCGGCACCATCAACTCTTCCAGGAAATAG